One Bacillus sp. FJAT-52991 genomic region harbors:
- a CDS encoding TrkH family potassium uptake protein has translation MKETAKIKSLKLSTFQLIVVLYFIGALLSTGLLLLPIAHKPGVELAFIDALFVAVSALSVTGLSPVGTVETFSTVGYFFILFILQVGGIGIMTLSSIIWLLVGKRIGMRERQLIMADQNRTDLSGLVKLMREIFLLILSIEAIGALILGTYFLQYYPTASEAFLHGIFASISATTNGGFDITGQSLIVYQDDYFVQFINMVLIVLGAIGFPVLVEVKDYLTYRGTHKFRFSLFTKLTTTVYAALAIFGAIGIYLLDRYHFFADKSWHESLFYATFQSIAARSAGLTTLDLNEFSTATLLFISTLMFIGASPSSVGGGLRTTTFAIAMLSVYFFARGKNTIKIFNREVHPIDIQRSFVVITTGFFIWGGSIILLSFLEPSLPIVKVVFEVSSAFGTTGSSLGITADLGTPAKLLLISLMFIGRIGLFSLLFVIRGREIKESYHYPKERILIG, from the coding sequence ATGAAAGAAACTGCGAAAATAAAATCTTTAAAATTGTCAACTTTCCAGCTAATTGTTGTACTTTACTTCATAGGGGCACTATTATCTACTGGGTTATTACTTCTTCCTATCGCGCATAAGCCGGGTGTTGAATTAGCCTTTATCGATGCCTTATTTGTAGCTGTTAGTGCACTTAGTGTAACCGGGTTATCCCCTGTTGGAACAGTCGAGACATTTAGTACAGTTGGCTATTTCTTTATTCTCTTTATTTTGCAAGTCGGCGGTATCGGTATTATGACACTCAGTTCGATTATTTGGCTACTAGTCGGAAAACGAATTGGTATGCGTGAGCGACAACTAATTATGGCGGATCAAAATCGGACTGATTTATCTGGACTTGTCAAATTAATGAGAGAAATCTTTTTGCTCATTCTTAGCATTGAGGCAATAGGTGCCCTCATTTTAGGGACTTATTTCTTGCAATACTATCCAACAGCGTCAGAGGCTTTTCTTCATGGAATATTCGCATCGATCAGCGCAACAACCAATGGAGGATTTGATATTACAGGCCAATCCCTTATTGTTTATCAAGATGATTATTTTGTCCAGTTCATTAATATGGTATTAATCGTTCTTGGAGCGATCGGCTTCCCTGTATTAGTTGAAGTGAAAGATTATTTAACGTATCGAGGCACCCATAAATTCCGTTTCTCACTTTTTACGAAGCTAACAACAACGGTTTATGCTGCATTAGCTATTTTTGGCGCCATCGGTATTTACCTGCTAGACCGATATCACTTCTTTGCGGATAAATCTTGGCATGAGTCATTGTTTTATGCTACTTTCCAGTCAATTGCAGCTAGAAGTGCTGGATTAACCACTCTTGATTTAAATGAATTTTCGACAGCTACCTTGCTGTTTATTTCAACATTAATGTTTATCGGGGCCTCCCCAAGCAGTGTAGGTGGCGGATTGAGAACAACTACCTTTGCCATTGCCATGCTAAGTGTTTACTTTTTTGCTCGCGGTAAAAACACGATAAAGATTTTCAATCGAGAAGTTCATCCAATTGATATTCAACGCTCTTTTGTCGTCATAACGACTGGATTTTTCATTTGGGGCGGGTCGATCATTCTTCTTTCGTTTTTAGAGCCTAGCTTACCTATTGTGAAAGTCGTCTTTGAAGTATCCTCCGCCTTTGGAACTACTGGATCTTCATTAGGAATCACTGCAGACTTAGGTACACCAGCCAAGCTATTATTAATTTCTTTAATGTTTATCGGTCGAATCGGGCTGTTTTCGTTACTATTCGTCATTCGTGGCCGTGAAATTAAAGAATCTTATCATTATCCGAAAGAACGGATTTTAATAGGTTAA
- a CDS encoding LrgB family protein → MNSITLFSIFLTVAVYWLSRKLSFRFPSPFTAPVFLSTAMIIVILLLSGISYEEYTPAKDIMTYLLGPATVALAVPLYHNRAVLMSRLLPAFIGLTIGTISTIASAVWLVKAFGLSKTIAATAATKAVTTPVAIEVAKVIGGDPALSAAFVMVAGMFGALFGPLLLNVMKITDPFSRGLSIGTVAHGIGTSQAVAEGPIQGAVSGAAMGFAGIITSMILPWLFPLLY, encoded by the coding sequence ATGAACAGCATCACATTGTTTAGTATTTTCTTGACGGTCGCTGTTTATTGGCTATCAAGAAAATTGTCCTTCCGTTTTCCATCACCATTTACGGCTCCTGTATTTTTGAGTACGGCGATGATCATTGTCATTTTGCTACTCAGTGGGATATCGTATGAGGAGTACACACCGGCAAAAGACATAATGACATATTTACTGGGACCGGCAACCGTTGCATTGGCGGTTCCACTTTATCATAACCGAGCGGTGCTCATGTCCCGACTCCTTCCGGCTTTTATTGGCTTGACAATTGGAACCATCTCGACGATTGCTTCAGCGGTCTGGCTTGTGAAAGCATTCGGTTTATCAAAAACGATTGCTGCCACAGCAGCGACTAAGGCTGTCACTACGCCCGTTGCTATCGAAGTTGCGAAAGTGATCGGTGGTGACCCCGCTCTTTCAGCCGCTTTTGTGATGGTAGCTGGGATGTTTGGAGCCCTTTTTGGACCATTGCTGTTAAATGTGATGAAAATAACCGATCCGTTTTCAAGAGGGTTATCGATCGGAACAGTCGCTCATGGAATCGGAACGTCACAAGCGGTGGCTGAAGGGCCTATACAAGGAGCGGTTTCAGGAGCAGCGATGGGGTTTGCTGGGATTATTACGTCGATGATTTTACCTTGGCTTTTTCCATTATTATATTAA
- a CDS encoding CidA/LrgA family protein has protein sequence MRDGVTFILQIALLWLINETSYWVTDFLNIPIPGNVFGMMVLFILLMTNVINIHWIERGASFLNKHLSFFFVPIAVGLMMYGGLIKTSGAVLAVVIFGSSVIGLVITGAVTQVLSEKSKRKEASHEQHHIV, from the coding sequence ATGAGAGATGGAGTGACGTTTATTCTTCAAATTGCTTTATTATGGCTTATTAATGAAACAAGCTATTGGGTGACTGATTTTTTAAACATACCTATTCCTGGAAATGTATTTGGGATGATGGTACTTTTTATTCTTCTCATGACCAACGTGATCAATATCCATTGGATTGAAAGGGGAGCTTCTTTTTTAAATAAGCATCTTTCTTTCTTTTTTGTCCCTATTGCCGTTGGCTTGATGATGTATGGTGGTTTGATTAAAACTAGTGGTGCGGTACTCGCTGTTGTCATTTTTGGTAGTTCAGTGATTGGTCTAGTGATAACTGGGGCAGTCACTCAAGTTTTATCGGAAAAAAGTAAAAGGAAGGAGGCCAGTCATGAACAGCATCACATTGTTTAG
- a CDS encoding CaiB/BaiF CoA-transferase family protein produces MLSGIKVLDFTQYLPGPYATLRLRDLGAEVIKIERPKGEPARALSDGKVFQGNNRNKESLAFDLKNKTDQQKVMDLIHSADVVVESFRPGVMASLGLGYEELRHLHTSLVYCSLTGYGQTGELSTLGSHDLNYMALSGMLSQMKDESGRPVHPTLTFADLIGGLAASEAIIAALLKRERDGQGSYIDLAITDAVMSLLTTHMQYPQGNGVPELDGNLISYHIYETKDQRFISLAALEPQFWSNFCDAVQKQEWLPHHFEKAEKGNQVYKEVCQLFQSRSFDDWVLFSQQTDCCMAPIYEINELKDSCYNQHRGMIVESPWNDLQVFTAARPSHLQAPPTLNSYSINEK; encoded by the coding sequence ATGCTTAGCGGAATAAAAGTATTGGATTTCACTCAATATCTTCCTGGACCATATGCCACTCTTCGATTAAGAGACTTAGGTGCAGAGGTGATAAAAATAGAGCGACCTAAAGGAGAGCCAGCTCGTGCGTTATCGGATGGGAAAGTGTTTCAAGGGAACAATCGCAATAAGGAGAGTCTAGCATTTGATTTAAAAAATAAAACAGATCAACAAAAGGTCATGGATCTCATTCATTCGGCAGATGTAGTGGTAGAAAGTTTTCGGCCTGGAGTAATGGCTAGTCTTGGATTGGGCTATGAAGAGTTGAGACATTTGCACACTAGTCTCGTTTATTGTTCTCTTACTGGATACGGTCAAACAGGGGAGCTTAGCACGCTTGGAAGTCATGATTTAAATTACATGGCTTTAAGTGGAATGCTGTCACAAATGAAGGATGAAAGTGGACGTCCTGTGCATCCAACGCTCACTTTTGCTGATTTAATTGGCGGACTAGCTGCTTCTGAAGCGATTATCGCCGCCTTATTAAAAAGAGAAAGAGATGGACAGGGAAGCTATATTGATTTGGCGATTACAGATGCGGTGATGAGTTTATTAACGACTCATATGCAGTATCCACAAGGGAATGGGGTACCGGAGCTAGATGGGAATCTGATTTCCTATCATATTTATGAAACGAAAGATCAGCGGTTTATTAGTTTAGCAGCCCTCGAGCCCCAGTTTTGGTCGAACTTTTGCGATGCTGTGCAAAAGCAAGAATGGCTTCCGCATCATTTTGAAAAAGCAGAAAAGGGAAACCAAGTGTATAAAGAAGTATGTCAATTATTTCAATCAAGGTCATTTGATGATTGGGTTCTCTTTAGTCAACAAACCGATTGTTGTATGGCACCTATTTATGAAATCAATGAACTAAAGGATTCCTGTTACAATCAGCATCGAGGAATGATCGTTGAATCTCCATGGAATGACCTTCAAGTGTTCACAGCTGCCAGACCAAGTCATTTACAAGCACCTCCAACGTTAAATAGCTACTCCATTAATGAAAAATGA
- a CDS encoding long-chain-fatty-acid--CoA ligase: MNVPLILTQFLDRAVTYYGEKTAVISEDRQFTYNQLNARVNQLSRGLVDLGVQKGDKVAYLAPNSLEMLEGFYGIYQVGAIMVPLNIRLKPNDYLFILNHSESKILFVDQDLYPLVEEIKDQLTTVEHIVVHYKDIETNEIDYDHWLSRFSELTFDRVELEEDDVASLLYTSGTTGNPKGVMLTHRNNYLHAMSSMHALRVSDRDIYLHILPMFHVNGWGSPFYYTANGATHICLRKISPSAIFDAVVNHKVTVMNMAPTVLNSLLQHYEENVPPIEKNVRVVIAGSAPPPSFVARVEKELGWEFIQVYGMTESSPLSLFSSIRSPFVDLPLKDQYRMKAKAGYAMIGSQVKVVDEHGEEVAKDGGSIGEVIVRSNGVMKGYWKNEEATMQALRSGWLHTGDMGTVDEHGHIDIVDRKKDIIISGGENISSIEVEGVLYEHPDVLEAAVIAVPHEKWGETPHAFVVKRSAAELSEKDLIQFSRNHLAHFKAITGVTFVDELPKTASGKIQKIHLRNDYWEEQGKTGRFVN, encoded by the coding sequence ATGAATGTGCCATTAATATTAACGCAATTTTTAGATCGTGCTGTCACATATTACGGGGAAAAAACCGCTGTTATTTCTGAAGATCGTCAATTTACATACAATCAATTAAACGCTCGTGTCAATCAATTATCAAGAGGTTTAGTCGACTTAGGTGTACAAAAAGGGGATAAAGTAGCATATCTCGCTCCTAACTCATTGGAGATGTTAGAGGGGTTTTATGGAATCTATCAAGTGGGAGCGATTATGGTTCCATTAAACATTCGTTTAAAACCAAATGACTATTTATTTATTTTAAATCATAGCGAATCAAAAATTCTATTTGTTGATCAAGATTTATATCCGCTAGTAGAGGAAATCAAAGATCAATTAACAACGGTCGAACATATTGTTGTGCATTATAAAGACATTGAAACAAATGAAATCGATTATGACCATTGGCTTAGTCGTTTCTCTGAGCTTACTTTTGATCGTGTCGAACTTGAAGAAGACGATGTAGCAAGCCTTTTATATACAAGCGGTACAACAGGAAATCCAAAAGGGGTAATGCTCACTCATCGAAATAATTATTTACACGCTATGTCTTCGATGCATGCTCTTCGCGTATCAGACAGAGATATTTACTTACATATTTTGCCGATGTTTCACGTCAATGGATGGGGGTCTCCATTCTACTATACAGCAAACGGGGCTACTCATATTTGTCTCAGAAAAATAAGTCCGTCAGCTATTTTTGATGCAGTAGTCAATCATAAAGTAACGGTGATGAACATGGCGCCAACTGTATTAAATAGCCTATTACAACATTATGAAGAAAATGTTCCGCCAATCGAAAAGAATGTTCGTGTCGTTATCGCGGGATCCGCTCCACCACCATCCTTTGTTGCCCGCGTTGAGAAAGAATTAGGTTGGGAGTTTATTCAAGTGTATGGCATGACAGAATCTTCTCCATTAAGCTTATTTTCTTCCATCCGTTCACCATTTGTAGATTTACCGTTAAAGGATCAATATCGCATGAAAGCAAAAGCTGGTTATGCGATGATTGGCAGCCAAGTAAAAGTAGTGGATGAACATGGGGAAGAGGTCGCTAAAGATGGAGGGTCAATTGGAGAAGTAATCGTACGCAGTAATGGTGTGATGAAGGGATATTGGAAAAACGAAGAAGCAACGATGCAAGCATTAAGAAGTGGCTGGCTTCATACAGGTGATATGGGCACAGTAGATGAGCATGGTCATATAGATATCGTCGACCGTAAAAAGGACATTATCATTAGTGGTGGCGAAAATATCTCTTCCATAGAGGTAGAAGGAGTACTATATGAGCATCCGGATGTGTTAGAAGCAGCAGTCATTGCCGTTCCTCATGAAAAATGGGGGGAAACACCGCATGCATTTGTTGTTAAACGGTCGGCTGCCGAATTAAGTGAGAAGGATTTAATCCAATTTTCAAGAAATCACTTAGCTCACTTTAAAGCGATTACAGGCGTGACATTTGTCGATGAGTTACCAAAAACAGCGTCTGGTAAAATACAAAAAATCCACCTTCGAAATGACTACTGGGAAGAGCAAGGAAAGACGGGGCGATTCGTTAATTAA
- the bioB gene encoding biotin synthase BioB, with protein MTKWDELADVVLEGQEIGDAEALSILNCPDDELLGLVNATYKIRHHYYGNKVKLNMIINTKSGICPENCGYCSQSTRSSAPIERYRMMDKESILKGAKQAYDLSAGTYCIVASGRGPSDKELDNVTEAVKEIKDKYQLKICACLGLLKPGQAEKLKEAGVDRYNHNINTSKNHHEQITTTHTYDDRVETIEKVKEQGISPCSGVIVGMREAKEDVVTMARSLKVLDADSIPVNFLHAIDGTPLEGTDELNPRYCLKVLCLFRFINPTKEIRISGGREVNLGSLQPLGLYAANSIFVGDYLTTAGQETTADHRMIEEMGFEVEFADKKQEQLV; from the coding sequence ATGACAAAATGGGATGAATTAGCGGATGTAGTTCTTGAGGGACAAGAAATTGGAGATGCGGAAGCGCTTTCGATTTTAAATTGTCCAGATGATGAATTGCTTGGATTAGTAAATGCTACTTATAAAATTCGTCATCATTACTATGGCAACAAAGTGAAGTTAAATATGATCATCAACACAAAGTCTGGTATATGTCCGGAAAACTGCGGCTACTGTTCTCAGTCGACTCGTTCATCGGCACCAATCGAAAGATATCGCATGATGGATAAAGAGTCGATTCTTAAAGGAGCGAAGCAAGCTTATGATTTAAGTGCAGGCACTTATTGTATCGTGGCTAGCGGTCGCGGACCAAGTGATAAAGAACTAGACAATGTAACAGAAGCGGTAAAAGAGATTAAAGACAAGTATCAATTAAAAATTTGTGCTTGCCTTGGATTATTAAAGCCTGGTCAAGCGGAAAAATTAAAAGAAGCGGGTGTCGACCGTTATAACCATAATATTAATACGTCGAAGAATCATCATGAGCAAATTACGACAACTCATACATATGATGATCGCGTAGAAACAATTGAGAAAGTAAAAGAGCAAGGCATTTCCCCGTGTTCCGGTGTAATTGTTGGAATGAGAGAGGCAAAAGAAGATGTAGTGACGATGGCGCGTAGCTTAAAAGTATTAGATGCAGATTCGATCCCTGTCAATTTCTTGCATGCCATTGACGGAACGCCTCTTGAAGGAACAGATGAACTCAATCCGCGCTATTGCTTAAAAGTACTTTGCTTATTCCGATTTATTAATCCAACGAAAGAAATCCGAATTTCCGGAGGACGCGAAGTGAACTTAGGGTCATTGCAACCATTAGGATTATATGCAGCGAATTCCATTTTCGTCGGCGATTATTTAACAACAGCTGGTCAAGAAACGACAGCGGACCATCGAATGATTGAAGAGATGGGATTTGAAGTCGAATTTGCTGATAAAAAACAAGAACAACTAGTTTAA